The region CCTTACGGAATTGAGTATTCACAGATGATTTTGTTTGGCCTGCTGCTTGGGATGATTACCAGCGAGAAAAATGAATCGAAAGTGACTGTAAGAAGCCTGAAGTTGTCACCAACCGCGAAACCATTGAAATTGGGTCGATGATGTCACTAGCTGCTTTGCCTCGTTCCTCAGTAAGAATCCAATCTTTAGATGGATTACGCGGAGGTGCGGCTATATGTGTTGCGGTTATGCATTTTCAGGGCTGGTTCGCTCCATCTCATTTCCTTGATTTTGCTTACGTCGCTGTCGACCTCTTCTTTGTACTAAGCGGTGTTGTTATTGCCATGACATACGAGAGCCGTATTGTTGCAGGAATGAGTTGCGGGCAATTTCTGGGTAATCGTCTTGCACGTCTTTACCCTTTGTTCTTCCTGACAATGCTGGTTGGTTTGTCCCATTCATATGCCCTTTTCTTATCGGGCAAATTGGAGCCTGCTACTTGGTCCAGATTGAGTGATGAAATGTCTGTAGTTTCAAATTTCTTCATGCAGCCCTCCCTCAACGCCGAAGGCAAACAGGCGCTGTTTCCATTTGATGGACCCGCATGGTCTGTGTTTGCGGAAATTTGGGTAAACCTAGTATTTTTTCTTTGGGTCCAGGCGGGGCAGCGTTATCTGGCGCCTATCGTAGTGCTTGCGGCCGGTTGTCTCGTTTGGTTGGTTTTGCGGAGTGGCAGCATAGATGCCGGTTGGGGTGGAGCGCAGATACCTTTTGGCTTGCTTCGTGCAGTATCCGGATTTTTTATCGGCGTTACGATCTATCGCTACCGCGAGAAATTTGCCAATGTTCTAAGACATATATCTGTTGAGATTATCATTATTGCCATCTTTCTTTATCCGAACCTGAAAGGCGGGCAATCCTTCAGCGATCTGTTTGTCGTATTGATCCTGATACCAGTCTGCGTTGGATGCGCAATGAAAGCGCACGCGTGGTTCCTGGAAAATAGGCTAATGCAGTGGTTGGGCATGATCTCTTATTCGATATATCTCTGGCAGTCCCCATACACTCTCTGGTTTTCTTCAGTCGCAAGGCAGGTTTTCAAGCTTGATCTGGACAGTCATAACCCGCTTATGGGTATCACATGGCTCGCAGGCCTTTTGACTCTAGCATGGCTTTCATATTATCTCGTAGAGATTCCGTCGCAGAGGGGAATCAAGAAACTGCTGTATGGAAAAATTAAAATGGTTACCAATTAGCATACTTTTTATATGTATGGAGTCTTACCTACAGCTTTTGAAGTGAGTATATATGCCTGAAATAAGCATTGCTGCTGTCCTGACTTGCTTCAACCGCAAGGACAAAACTGGGGATTGTCTCGATGCACTGTTTAGTGCGGCGCAGCGCATGTCCGATCGTATTCGGCTGCATGTCATAGTCACTGATGACGGCAGCAGCGACGGCACGGGCGAGATGCTACAGAGCCGTTTTCCTCAAGTGGAGGTATTGCATGGCAATGGCGGGTTGTACTGGAATGGCGGTATGCGTGTAGCTTTTGGCCGGGCGTTGGAGCAGGGATACGATTTCTATTTGTGGGTTAATGATGACACGACCTTGTTTCCGGACTGTCTGGAAAAATTGCTGGCTACACATGACGCGCAGGTTGCAAGCACCGGGCGTGGCGGTCTTGTGGTTGGTTCGACTTGCAATGACGAGGGGCAAGTGAGTTATGGCGGGCTGCGCCGCCAGACTGGAGGCAAGCTTTTGCAGTTTTGCCTGGTGGAGCCGACCGCGCAGCCTCAATCATGCGAGAGTACCAACGGCAACTGTTTGCTTGTTTCTGCGCAGGCAGCTCTAAGGCTCGGCAATCTGGAAGCGGCCTACGTGCATTCCATGGGCGATATGGACTATGGCTTGCGGGCAACCAAGGCGGGTATTCCGCTCTGGGTAATGCCGGGCTTTGTCGGCAAATGTGGCAACGACCATCCGGTAGGTGGCTCGTATCTGGATCAGTCATTACCGTTTTCGGTGCGCTGGAAAAAGGCATTGTCACCCAAGGAATTGTCTCCGCATGCCTGGGGCGTGTTTTGCAAGCGCCACGCAGGACCATTATGGCCGCTATATTGGGCTTGGCCTTATGTCAAGATCGTGCTCACTTCTATCACGGTCAAATTCACTTCCGCAGGGAGAGTTTGATGTTGTGGAAGTCTGCCACGCACGACAGAACAAGTAAAACAGGACTGCTAGCGGCAGTCGCATTTGTTTTGGTTTTGTCGGCGGGTATCAGCCTGACCGGACGTGCAGACCCGTATCAGGAAGCGACGTCGGGCCGTGAGCCGCTTATCGGTTTGCCGTATTTCGGCACGCATTTCCATCGGCTGGTATTGACCCAGGGTGAGAAGAATTTGCAGACGATTTGGCCGGCTTCCAGTATCGGTGCAATTCGACTCTGGGACTCCGGCGTCTGGTGGGCAGGAATAGAACCAAGACCCGGGCAATGGGATTTTGATCGTGTTGATGCTTACGTGCAGTATGCAACTGCCCATCACGCGGAAGTTCTGTTTGTCCTGGGAGGAGGCACCCCGCAGTGGGCATCTGCGCGGCCCGAGGAGAAATGTTCCTATGGACTGGGTTGTGCAGCTGAGCCGGTGAGAATGGCGCACTGGGAAGAATACGTGCGCCGGGTGGTGCAGCGCTACCGTGGACATATCAAGGCATATGAACTTTGGAACGAACCGAATTTTTCCGATATACCGCGTGACCTTAATGCACCGGGTTTCTATACAGGCAGTGTGGCCAACATGGTGGAGATGGCAAGGATAACGCGCAAGGTTCTGGATGAAAATGATCCCGGTGCTTTGCTCAGTACGCCGGGATTTGTGAACGGGTCGGACCGCCTGGAATTATTTCTATCCTCCGGTGGGAAAAAATATGTGCAGGCGGTTGCATACCATTTTTATTCCGAGAATTCGGACCAATTCGTCAAACAGATTATTGAAGTGCGCGACATCATGAAGCGACAGGGACTGGAACACCTTCCGCTATGGAATACCGAGACCGGTGTGGAAGTGTCGGGGACGAACGATCCACCCTCCAGCACCGCTTCGCATAGCCAGAAGGAAGCCGCAGAAAAGCTGGCGCGCTTCCTGATTCTGGGGGCCTCGGCCGGGCTGGAACATTTCTATCACTACGCGTGGGATAACGAGCGCACCGGCATGATGAACCACTTGGGCGAGCCGATGCCGAATCTGCCTGCCTATGAAAAAGTACAGAGCTGGTTGCTCGGCTCCAAGATGCTGGGTTGCAGGAAAGTGTTTCCATCTACCGTCGCATGTGAAGGCAAACATGAGGGAGCCAGATTCATGATCGCGTGGTCGGGCAATGCAGCTACCTACTCATTGCCTGCGCCGCCCGGCTGGGCGATCGCATCCATGGAGCATCTTCTGGATGGCAATGCCACACCGGCAAGTCAGGGTCACCCAGACCGTATCGAATTGGATCCGCAGCCCCTGTATATCCGGTACAAGCCGCAGCAATAGATCAAAATGACTTGAGAATCAATATGAATATATCCGACAAATCGTTGCTGTTTGCCACGGCGTTCTACCACGCCGAGGGGCGTTCGCCCAATGCATGGACGTTTTCCGAACGATCCAAGCTGGACATGTACTACCGGTGTATGGTCGTCTGCTATGCCTCCATACGACGCCTGTATCCGGATGCGAAGATGGCACTGTTCTCCAACCGGGAATTGCCGGAGCCCTTTAACAGTCAGCTGAAATCGCTAGAGGTGCGCACAATGTTCTGCGCAAGCGGTTACGTCGACGAC is a window of Sideroxydans sp. CL21 DNA encoding:
- a CDS encoding glycosyltransferase family 2 protein gives rise to the protein MPEISIAAVLTCFNRKDKTGDCLDALFSAAQRMSDRIRLHVIVTDDGSSDGTGEMLQSRFPQVEVLHGNGGLYWNGGMRVAFGRALEQGYDFYLWVNDDTTLFPDCLEKLLATHDAQVASTGRGGLVVGSTCNDEGQVSYGGLRRQTGGKLLQFCLVEPTAQPQSCESTNGNCLLVSAQAALRLGNLEAAYVHSMGDMDYGLRATKAGIPLWVMPGFVGKCGNDHPVGGSYLDQSLPFSVRWKKALSPKELSPHAWGVFCKRHAGPLWPLYWAWPYVKIVLTSITVKFTSAGRV
- a CDS encoding acyltransferase, with product MMSLAALPRSSVRIQSLDGLRGGAAICVAVMHFQGWFAPSHFLDFAYVAVDLFFVLSGVVIAMTYESRIVAGMSCGQFLGNRLARLYPLFFLTMLVGLSHSYALFLSGKLEPATWSRLSDEMSVVSNFFMQPSLNAEGKQALFPFDGPAWSVFAEIWVNLVFFLWVQAGQRYLAPIVVLAAGCLVWLVLRSGSIDAGWGGAQIPFGLLRAVSGFFIGVTIYRYREKFANVLRHISVEIIIIAIFLYPNLKGGQSFSDLFVVLILIPVCVGCAMKAHAWFLENRLMQWLGMISYSIYLWQSPYTLWFSSVARQVFKLDLDSHNPLMGITWLAGLLTLAWLSYYLVEIPSQRGIKKLLYGKIKMVTN